AAGGTCCATCCCGGTGAAGACGAGGAGACCATGACAGAGCTCGCGGACAGGCCCCCGTTCGGGCAAACGTTGACGAGCAGTCCGTCGCACCCGCTGCGGGTGATAGCGAGCAAGCTGGCCGGATCCGGTTACGTACGCGCGGCAGCGCTGTTCCTTGCGGTAAGGCTGATCGGCGTCAGCGTGCTCGCCGCCATGGCTGCGCCGCGCGGCATGCCGTTGATCGAACGGCTGCAGTCCTGGGACGGCTGGTGGTACTTGCAGATCGCCCAGAACAACTATGGGGGCGTAAGCAACCCCACGGACGTTGTCGGGCTCCCGTACCGCGACGCGCCGTACGGCTTTTTCCCGCTGTACCCCTCCATGACCGGGCTGATCGCGGAGCTGCCCGGGATGTCCTTCGTCGCCGCGGGCATCATCCTGTCCACAGTCGCCGGGATCGCTGCAGCAGCAGCGCTGTACCGCATCGGCCGGCTGGTCGACAGCCCGCGTTCGGGACTGCTACTCGCTGTGTTGTGGGGCGCCGCGCCCATGGCGATCACGCAGAGCATGGTGATGACCGAAGCGCTCTTCACCGCGCTGGCCGCGTGGGCACTCGTCGGTGTCCTCGAACGCAACTGGTCTCTTGCCGCCGTTACGACGCTCCTCGCCGGGCTCACGCGGTCGACGGCCACCGTGCTGATCGCTGTCGTGGTCATAGCCGCGGCGATAAGCGTGTGGCGAAACCGGCAACGGTGGGCCGCCCTCGCATGCATCGTCACCGCGCCACTCGGCCTGCTCGGGTATTGGGCTGTGGTCGCGGCACAGATCGGCAGTGTGACCGGTTGGCAGGACATCGAACTCCGCGGGTGGAACACGCGTTTCGATGGCGGCGCCGAAGCGTGGGACTGGCTCACGCGCACGCTCTTCGGGCCGGGCAACGCATGGGAGACGCTCGTTTCGCTCGTGACGCTCGCCGCGGTCGTACTCGCCGTCGTCGCGGTGACCGGCCGCAGGATGCCGTGGCCGCTGGCCGCCTACGCGGCAGGCGTCGTGGTGCTGGTCCTGTGCAGTGCCGGGCTGCCGTTCCTGAAATCGAGGTTCCTCCTCCCCGGCTTCGCGCTGCTGCTCCCGATCGCGATCGGGCTGGCGCACCGCCGGACGTCCACGATGATCGTCACGACCACAGCGTTCGTGCTGGTCGGAGCCTGGTTTTCGGCCTATTCGCTGACCGTGTGGCAGTACGCGATCTAGGCCGTTTCGTCACCCACACGAGGGGATCCGGGGCGGGCTGCCCCCGGCGGGCCGCGGAAATTGTCGGGGGTGCCGCGCATGATGGATCCCGTGGCAACCGACGTCCTCGACCTCTTCTCCCCGGCGACCCGCACCTGGTTCGCCGGAGCCTTCGCCGCCCCGACGGCCGCGCAGGAAGGGGCCTGGCGGGCAGCACACGCCGGGCAGCATTCCCTGGTCGTGGCTCCCACCGGGTCCGGCAAGACGCTGTCCGCGTTCCTCTGGGCACTGGACCGGCTGTCGGTGGAACCGGCTCCGGCGAACCCGCGCGAGCGGTGCCGGATCCTCTATGTCTCCCCGCTGAAAGCACTGGCGGTCGACGTGCAGCGCAACCTGCGCGCGCCGCTGGCCGGCATCTCCCAGGCCGCGCGGCGGCTCGGCCTGCCGGTGCCGGAGATCGAGGTCGGCATGCGCACCGGCGACACCACGGCGGCCGAGCGCCGGTCGTTCGGGAAGACCCCGCCCGACGTGCTGGTCACCACGCCGGAGTCGCTGTTTCTCATGCTCACCTCGTCGGCGCGGGAATCGTTGACGGGCGTCGAGACCGTCATCGTCGACGAGGTGCACGCGGTCGCGGGCGGCAAACGCGGCGCGCATCTGGCGTTGTCGCTGGAGCGGCTCGACGCGCTGCTGCCCCGGCCGGCCCAGCGCATCGGGTTGTCGGCGACCGTGCGCCCGGTCGACGAGGTGAGCGCGTTCCTCGCCGGCGGGCGACCGGTCACGGTGGTGCAGCCGAAGCTCGCCAAGACGATCGAGGTGCGGGTGGAGGTGCCGGTCGAGGACATGGCCAACCTCGACGGTCCGGCCCCGTCGCCGATGGAGCGGCTCGACGACCTCACCTCGCTGTCCCAGCTCCCCGCCGAAGACGAGGACGGCGCGCAGGACGACGCTGCCGAGGCGCGTCGGCCGTCGATCTGGCCCGCGGTCGAGGAACGGGTGCTGGAGCTGATCCGCGCCCATCGCTCCACCATCGTGTTCGGCAACTCGCGGCGGCTCACCGAACGGCTCACCGCGCGGCTCAACGAGCTGGCCGCCGGAGAGACCGGGCCGGGCCCGGGCGAGGGGTTCCCGGCCGAAGCCGTCGGGCAGTCCGGCGTCACGACGGGTGCGGCGCCGGTGATCGCCCGGGCGCACCACGGGTCGATGTCGCGCGAGCAGCGCACCCATGTCGAGGAGGAGCTGAAGTCCGGGCGGCTGCCGTGCGTGGTGGCCACGTCGTCGCTCGAACTCGGCATCGACATGGGCGCGGTCGATCTGGTGGTGCAGATCGAGGCCCCGCCCACCGTCGCTTCCGGCTTGCAGCGCGTGGGGCGGGCCGGGCACCAGGTCGGCGCGGTGTCCTCCGGCGTGATGTTCCCGAAGTTCCGCGGGGATCTCGTGTCGTGCGCGGTGGTCGCGGAGCGGATGGCGGCCGGGGCGATCGAGGCGGTGCGCTATCCCCGCAACCCGCTCGACGTGCTGGCCCAGCACGTCGTAGCGATGGTGGCGCTCGAACCGTGGACCGTGCCGGAGCTGGCGGCGCTCGTCCGGCGGGCCGCGCCGTTCAGCTCGCTGCCGGACGACGCGCTGCACGCCGTGCTCGACATGCTCGCCGGCCGCTATCCGAGCGAGGAGTTCGGGGAGCTGCGGGCCCGGATCACCTGGGACCGGGTCGGCGGCGAACTGCACGGACGGCCGGGTTCGCAGCGGCTGGCCGTCACCTCCGGCGGCACCATTCCCGATCGCGGGCTGTTCACCGTGATGACGCCGGGAGAGGAGGGCAGGCCAGGGTCGCGCGTCGGCGAGTTCGACGAGGAGATGGTGTACGAATCGCGAGTCGGCGACACCATCCTGCTCGGCACCTCGTCCTGGCGGATCACCGACATCACCCATGACCGGGTCCTCGTCGTGCCCGCCCCCGGCCAGCCCGCGCGGATGCCGTTCTGGAAGGGCGACGCCGCCGGACGGCCGCTGGAGCTGGGGCGGGCGCTCGGCGCGTTCGTCCGCGAACTGTCCACTTCGGACACAGCGGGAGCACGTGAGCGGGCTGCCGCGGCCGGGCTGGACCAGCGGGCATGCGACAACCTGCTGGCGTACCTGGAAGAGCAGAAGTCCGCGACCCGGCACGTGCCGAACGACCGCGTCATCCTGCTGGAGCGCTACCGCGACGAGCTGGGCGACTGGCGGATCGTGCTGCACTCGCCGTTCGGCGCGCAGGTGAACGCACCGTGGGCGCTCGCGATCGCCGCGCGGCTGCGGGAGAACCGCGGGGTCGACGCGCAGGTGGCGCATTCCGACGACGGCATCGTGCTGCGGCTGCCCGATGCGCTGGACGCCGAGGGTGGCGAAGTCACCATCGGCGCCGACGACGTGCTGCTCGATCCCGAGGAAGTCGAGCAGCTGATCGTCGCGGAAGTCGGCGGCTCGGCAGTGTTCGCGGCGCGATTCCGGGAGTGCGCGGCCCGGTCGCTGCTGCTTCCGCGGCGTGATCCCCGTCGGCGCACACCGTTGTGGCAGCAGCGGCAACGGGCGTCGCAGCTGTTGTCGGTCGCCGCGAAGTACGAGCGGTTCCCCGTCGTACTGGAGGCCATGCGCGAGGTCCTGCAGGACGTCTACGACGTGGGCGGTCTGCGGGAGCTGATGGCCGACGTCCGGGCGCGCAAAGTCCGGCTGGTCGAAGTGGAGACGCCGGCCGCGTCGCCGTTCGCGCGGAGCCTGCTGTTCGGCTACGTCGGGATGTTCCTTTACGAGACCGATGCCCCGCTCGCCGAGCGGCGGGCCGCGGCGCTGTCGCTGGATTCCGCGCTGCTGGCCGAATTGCTGGGCACCGAGGCGATCCGGGAGCTGCTCGATCCCGAGGCGGTCGCCGAGGTCGAACGGTCGCTGCAGCGGCTCGATCCGGACCGCCACGCCCGTTCCGCCGAGGAGACGGCCGACCTGCTGCGGTTCCTCGGCGACCTGTCCGTCGCGGAGGCGGCGGAACGCGGGATCCGGCCGGAATGGCTGGCGGAACTAGCATCGGCGCGGCGCGCGATCCGGGTGCGCATCGGCGGCGAGGAGCGGTATCTGGCCATCGAGGATGCCGGGCGGGTGCGGGATGCGCTGGGCGTCGCGCTCCCGGTCGGTGTGCCCGAAGCGTTCACCGAACCGGTCGCCGATCCGCTCGGTGACCTGCTCGGCCGTTATGCGCGGACCCGCGGCCCGTTCCCCGCGGCGGCCGCCGCCGGCCGGTTCGGGCTGGGTACCGCGGTGGTCACCGGCGTGCTGGACCGGCTGACCGGCGAAGGCAGGCTGGTGCGCGGTGAGCTGAGCCCGGTCGGCCATCCGGACACCCACGGCGTCGGAGTCGAGTTCTGCGACGCGGCCGTGCTCCGGCGGCTGCGGCGGGCGTCGCTCGCGCGGCTGCGTGCCGAGGTCGAACCGGTGGAACCCGCGGCGCTGGGCCGGTTTTTGCCCGCCTGGCACGGCATCGGCGCACGAGTCCGGTCCGCGCCGACCGCCGATGACGTGCTGTCCGTGGTCGAGCAGCTGGCCGGTGCGCCGTTGCCGGCCAGTGCCGTGGAGTCGCTGATCCTGCCGAGCCGGTTGCCGGGCTACTCGCCGGCGCTGCTCGACGAACTCACCACGGCGGGCGAGGTCACCTGGGCCGGCTGCGGGGCGCTCTCCGGCGGCGACGGCTGGCTGGCACTGGCCCCGTCCGACGTGGCCGATCTGCTGCTGCCCGAGGTGGAGGAGAATCCGCCGGACAGTCCGCTGCACGAGGCGATCCTCGCGGCGCTGGAAGGTGGGGCGCTGTTCTTCCGGCAGCTCGTGGACCGCGCCTCGCCGCTGGTGGAAACCCCGCCGGACGATGGCGCCGTGGTGGCAGCGCTGTGGGATCTGGTGTGGGCCGGGCTGGTCACCGGCGACACGCTCGCGCCGCTACGAGCCCAGGTCGCCGGCGGTGGCGCGCACAAACCCCGCCGGGCCGCGCCCCGTGGCCGGTACGCGCGGATGCGGGCGGGACGCCCGGCCATGCCGTCCCGCACCGGCCCGCCGACCGTCGCCGGGCGGTGGGCGCTCACCCCGCTCAGGGAGACCGACCCGACCCGGCGTGCCCATGCGCGGACCGAGTCCTTCCTGGAACGCCATGGCGTCCTGACCCGTGGCGCCCTCGACACCGAGCGGGTCACCGGGGGTTTCTCCGGTATCTACAAGGTGCTGCGCGGGATGGAGGACGCCGGGCAGGTGGTGCGCGGGTACGTGGTCGAAGGGCTCGGTGCGGCGCAGTTCGCCGCCAAGGGCGCCGTCGACCGGTTACGCGCATCGTCCGGAGCCTCGCCGTCCGGACCGTCGCCGATGGACCGGGGTCACCAAAGCGCGGTGGTCCTCGCGGCTGCGGATCCGGCGCAGCCCTACGGCGCCGCGCTGCAGTGGCCGGCCGCGACCGGCGACACGAAACACCGACCGGCCCGCAAAGCCGGCGCCTTGGCCGTACTGGTCGACGGAGTACCTGCCCTGTACGTCGAGCGAGGTGGCCGTTCCCTGCTGAGCTTCACCGAGGAACGGGCGCCCTTGCAGGCGGCCGCGGCCGCGCTGTCCACCGCGGTGCGCGAAGGCTGGCTGGGCCAGCTGGCGGTCCAACGCGCCGACGGCGAGCACGCCCTGACCTCGGAGCTGGCCGGAGTCTTGCAGGAAGCCGGTTTCCGGGCCACCCCGAAGGGGCTCCGTCTGCGTGCCTGACCCGATCGATCGCAGAAAGGATTCCGAGACGACGACAATCGCGCGCGGTTGATCCGCGCATACCCCGCCGGGCGGGCGATCCGCGGTCAGTAAGCTGCACGACGGCCCTTCGGTGAGCTAAGGACGTTGTGAACATGGCTATGCGCGAGCTGCGCTACTTCGGTGACCCGGTGCTGAAGTCCGTCTGCGAGCCGGTGACCTCTTTCGACGGCAAGACCGCGGCGCTGGTGAAGGATCTGCTGGACAGCGTGCAGCCGGAGGGGCGCGCGGGGCTCGCGGCGCCGCAGATCGGGGTCGGGCTGCGGGTGTTCAGCTACGACGTCGGCAAGGCGACGGGGTACGTCATCAACCCCGAGGTCGTGCACGTTTCCGAGGAGACGCGGGAGATCGGCGAGGGCTGCCTGTCCGTTCCCGAGCTGTGGTTTCCCACGGTGCGGCCGGACTACGTGGTGGTGCGCGGGGTCGATCTGCGCAACGAGCCGATCCAGGTCGAGGGCACCGAGGTGCTCGCCCAGTGCCTGATGCACGAGACCGATCACCTCGACGGCAAGCTCTACCTCGACCGGCTTACCCCGGAACGGAAGAAGCAGGCCCTGCGCGAAGCACGCGGCAAGGACTGGTTCTGGAACCGGTGAGTCACCGCGGCGACGGGATCTCCAGCCGTACCGTTTCCGGGTCGTCCGGTGCCGGGGCGGCGTGCAGTCCGGCCCGGAGCGCGGTGCGGATCATCGCGTCGTCGCCGGGGAGGCGGTGCGCGGTGAGCCCGGTGATCGACCGTGCCGCCGCCAGTACGGTCATCCTCGCCAGTAGTGCGGTGCCGATTCCCTGACGTTGCCAGGAATCCTCGACCAGGAGCGAGATCTCCGCGGTCCGGTCCGGCTGCGGGATGAGCCGGCCAAGCCCGAGGACGTCCCGGCCACAGACCGCGAGCACGCTCACGCCGCCCGGCGGCAGGAGCAGTTTGTGCAGCCAGTTTCGCGGCACGGTGCGGATTCCGGTGTGGTAGCGGCTGAACAACGTCGTGCTCGAACATCGCCGGTGCAGCTCGGCCACGGCTTCGGTGTCCCGGAGCGTGCCGGGGCGCAGGACGACCGCGGCGCCGTCACGGCGATCGAGCACGACAGCGCCCGACAGGTTGTCGCGCGCTGCGGTGAGGAGATCGATCAGCGTGGCCACGCGGGTCAGTTCGAGCTCGACGAACGGCGCCCAGCGGCGGCGGGCGACCAGCACTTTCGTTGTGTCGAGCGGGAAAACGGCCCGGTTCCCGCCTTCGGTGCGATCGGGGTTCGCCTCGGCGGCCGGGAGGAGGGTGACGAGGTCGGCCGCCAGTACTTGACGCACCGCTTCGATGAGCTGCGGAGGCGCGTCTACTGCTTGCTTCGCAGCGAGAAGCATGGCGGTTGGTGGATCCCGTAGTTCGTGCACGTCCGCTTCGACGATTCCTGAACAGGTGCAGCCCTCCTCCCGGATAGCGGCGGCAAGCACGTGCTTCGGCAGGCCGTCCGCCGGGCGTAGCACGATCTCGTCGAGCACCCCGCCGGGAACCGGGAACACGGTGAGCCCAAGGACGTTGCACTCCAGATCAGCCAGCCGGACGGCGATGCGCGCGAGCGTGCCGGGCCGGTCGTCCATCCGCACCCGGAGCCGCCACACCGGCATCACCGGTTCCGTTCCGGATGGAAGGGCCTGCGCCGTTCGTGCTCGGAATGTCTCCATGGCTCCACGATCCCCGTCGCGGGTAACCGGCCTGCTCCCCGAATGTTTCGCCCATGTCAGCAGTCACGCGCGATCGGTGATCCGGACGAAACATCCACCGGCGTTAACCGGTTGACCGGCATGCGATCGTCGATCTTCGTGAGCGAACAGGACTTTGCCACGCTCCGGGAACTCGCCGGGCTGGCCACTCCGATGGCATTACGGGTCGCGGTCACCTTGGGGCTGCCCGATCGGCTGCGCGGGGACGGTGCGGACATCGAGCAGATCGCGGCGGAACTCGGGGTTTCGCCGGTCGCGCTCGAACTCCTGCTGGGGCACCTCGGCACGCTCGGCGTCGTCGACCACGGACCCGGCGGCTACCGGACCACCGCCTATGGCGCGGCCTTGTGCGCGGACGCGGGCAACGGCCTGGCGAACCTCCTGGACCTGACCACCGCGGGTGGGCGAGCGGAGCTGGCCCTTACCGAACTGCTGCACAGCGTCACCACCGGCGA
This Amycolatopsis sulphurea DNA region includes the following protein-coding sequences:
- a CDS encoding ATP-dependent helicase, which translates into the protein MMDPVATDVLDLFSPATRTWFAGAFAAPTAAQEGAWRAAHAGQHSLVVAPTGSGKTLSAFLWALDRLSVEPAPANPRERCRILYVSPLKALAVDVQRNLRAPLAGISQAARRLGLPVPEIEVGMRTGDTTAAERRSFGKTPPDVLVTTPESLFLMLTSSARESLTGVETVIVDEVHAVAGGKRGAHLALSLERLDALLPRPAQRIGLSATVRPVDEVSAFLAGGRPVTVVQPKLAKTIEVRVEVPVEDMANLDGPAPSPMERLDDLTSLSQLPAEDEDGAQDDAAEARRPSIWPAVEERVLELIRAHRSTIVFGNSRRLTERLTARLNELAAGETGPGPGEGFPAEAVGQSGVTTGAAPVIARAHHGSMSREQRTHVEEELKSGRLPCVVATSSLELGIDMGAVDLVVQIEAPPTVASGLQRVGRAGHQVGAVSSGVMFPKFRGDLVSCAVVAERMAAGAIEAVRYPRNPLDVLAQHVVAMVALEPWTVPELAALVRRAAPFSSLPDDALHAVLDMLAGRYPSEEFGELRARITWDRVGGELHGRPGSQRLAVTSGGTIPDRGLFTVMTPGEEGRPGSRVGEFDEEMVYESRVGDTILLGTSSWRITDITHDRVLVVPAPGQPARMPFWKGDAAGRPLELGRALGAFVRELSTSDTAGARERAAAAGLDQRACDNLLAYLEEQKSATRHVPNDRVILLERYRDELGDWRIVLHSPFGAQVNAPWALAIAARLRENRGVDAQVAHSDDGIVLRLPDALDAEGGEVTIGADDVLLDPEEVEQLIVAEVGGSAVFAARFRECAARSLLLPRRDPRRRTPLWQQRQRASQLLSVAAKYERFPVVLEAMREVLQDVYDVGGLRELMADVRARKVRLVEVETPAASPFARSLLFGYVGMFLYETDAPLAERRAAALSLDSALLAELLGTEAIRELLDPEAVAEVERSLQRLDPDRHARSAEETADLLRFLGDLSVAEAAERGIRPEWLAELASARRAIRVRIGGEERYLAIEDAGRVRDALGVALPVGVPEAFTEPVADPLGDLLGRYARTRGPFPAAAAAGRFGLGTAVVTGVLDRLTGEGRLVRGELSPVGHPDTHGVGVEFCDAAVLRRLRRASLARLRAEVEPVEPAALGRFLPAWHGIGARVRSAPTADDVLSVVEQLAGAPLPASAVESLILPSRLPGYSPALLDELTTAGEVTWAGCGALSGGDGWLALAPSDVADLLLPEVEENPPDSPLHEAILAALEGGALFFRQLVDRASPLVETPPDDGAVVAALWDLVWAGLVTGDTLAPLRAQVAGGGAHKPRRAAPRGRYARMRAGRPAMPSRTGPPTVAGRWALTPLRETDPTRRAHARTESFLERHGVLTRGALDTERVTGGFSGIYKVLRGMEDAGQVVRGYVVEGLGAAQFAAKGAVDRLRASSGASPSGPSPMDRGHQSAVVLAAADPAQPYGAALQWPAATGDTKHRPARKAGALAVLVDGVPALYVERGGRSLLSFTEERAPLQAAAAALSTAVREGWLGQLAVQRADGEHALTSELAGVLQEAGFRATPKGLRLRA
- the def gene encoding peptide deformylase, with the translated sequence MAMRELRYFGDPVLKSVCEPVTSFDGKTAALVKDLLDSVQPEGRAGLAAPQIGVGLRVFSYDVGKATGYVINPEVVHVSEETREIGEGCLSVPELWFPTVRPDYVVVRGVDLRNEPIQVEGTEVLAQCLMHETDHLDGKLYLDRLTPERKKQALREARGKDWFWNR
- a CDS encoding GNAT family N-acetyltransferase; the protein is MPVWRLRVRMDDRPGTLARIAVRLADLECNVLGLTVFPVPGGVLDEIVLRPADGLPKHVLAAAIREEGCTCSGIVEADVHELRDPPTAMLLAAKQAVDAPPQLIEAVRQVLAADLVTLLPAAEANPDRTEGGNRAVFPLDTTKVLVARRRWAPFVELELTRVATLIDLLTAARDNLSGAVVLDRRDGAAVVLRPGTLRDTEAVAELHRRCSSTTLFSRYHTGIRTVPRNWLHKLLLPPGGVSVLAVCGRDVLGLGRLIPQPDRTAEISLLVEDSWQRQGIGTALLARMTVLAAARSITGLTAHRLPGDDAMIRTALRAGLHAAPAPDDPETVRLEIPSPR